ATGCCAGCGATATGTTTGAACTGGCGAGACTGGCGGAAGTTTACGGTAGTGGCGAAATTCGTCTTACTGTCGAGCAAAATCTGATTATTCCCAATATTCCAGATACTCGTCTGCAAGCTTTCTTAGCAGAACCTTTACTGCAAAAGTTTCCGATCGATCCCAAACCTTTGCAACGGGCCTTAGTTTCTTGCACAGGTGGAGAATTCTGCGGTTTCGCCTTAATTGAAACCAAAAATCGAGCGTTAGGGATAATTAAGGAATTGGATGCAGAATTATTTCTACCCAAACCAGTTAGAATTCACTGGACTGGTTGCCCAAATTCCTGCGGTCAACCCCAAGTCGCCGATATCGGTTTAATGGGTACAAAAACGCGCAAAGATGGCAAAGCTGTGGAAGGCGTTGACCTCTTTATGGGTGGCAAGGTAGGTAAGGATGCCCAACTCGGTAGCTGTGTAAAAAAGGGTATTCCTTGTGAAGATTTGAAGCCGATATTGCAGGATTTGCTCATCGAAAAATTTGGGGCAAGATTAAAGACAGAAGAGGAAAAACAAACAGATAGTTCGGCAAAAATTCAGATAGATGAATTGGATTTTGCGCCATTGCCAAGCTTAGATACAGCTTCTCTCAATGGCAAATCGCAACCATCTTCTGCTGAAGCGCAAACAGGTCAACTAGCAGAACCGGTTATTTCAGCGCCTGCCAAACAGTCAGAAATTTCTCAAGCTGCGGTAATTTCTTTTGTTAAATCCGGTAAGGAAATTAACTGCGATCGCAACCAATTTGTTTTAGATATTGCCGAACAAGAAGGAGTTGATATTCCCAGCAGTTGCCGATCGGGAACCTGTGGAACTTGCAAGCAGAAACTGCTAGAAGGTGAAGTGAAATATGAAGGAGAACCCGAAGCTCTCGATGATAGCGATCGCGAACAAGGGTACATTTTGACCTGCATATCCCACCCAGTCGGACGAGTTGCGATCGATGCTTAATAGATTTGGGATTTTGGATGAGAGCATTTTGGATTTAATTAGCACTTTAATCTGAAATCGCTAGTTTAAAAAGTTGAATCCGTGTAATCCAGGCGATATCAAACTTCGTCAGTAGGAATTATTGTCTTAATTTCGCTATTTTGCAGTTAAAGGAAGGTTTTCATGCTCCTAGAAATGTGGTCTTTAAAAGGGCGATACAAAATATTGCACTTTACTTGGTTCGCCTTTTTTCTGACCTTTGTATGTTGGTTTAACTTTGCTCCATTCGCTACAACAATAGGCAAGGATTTACATCTAGAAGAAGCTCAAATCAAGACCCTGTTAATCTGCAATCTCGCTTTGACAATTCCGGCGCGAATTATCATCGGGATGCTGCTAGATAAATTCGGCCCGCGCATCACCTATTCCTTTTTGTTGATGTTTGCGGTTGTGCCTTGTTTAGCTACAGCAATGTCCCAAAATTTTACGGAATTAGTCATCAGCCGTTTGCTGATGGGTATTGTCGGTGCGGGATTTGTAGTTGGCATTCGTATGGTGTCCGAATGGTTCCCGCCTAAAGAAATTGGTCTTGCAGAAGGTATTTACGGAGGTTGGGGTAATTTCGGAGCATTTGGTGCTGAATTTGCCCTACCTACCATCGCAATTTCTACCGCTTTTCTGGGAGGAGGAGCAACTAACTGGCGTTTGGCGATCGCACTTACAGGCATTATTGCCGCGCTTTACGGCTGGGTTTATTACAATAACGTACAAGATACTCCCCCAGGCGCTACCTATAAAAAACCCAAAAAAGCTGGCGCGTTGGAAGTTACGAGCGCTCGCAGCTACTACGCAATGCTGGTATCGAATTTTGGGTTAATTTTTGCTCTCGGTTTATTGGCTTGGCGGTTAGCTCAACCTAAAATTCACTTTCTCAATAGCGATGGGTTGTTAATTGTTTGGTTCCTCTTGGGATGGCTATTTGTTTACCAAACTATTAAAGCTTGGCACGTAAATAAAGATGTAGTTGAAGGCAAGAAAATTTATGCGCCTTCAGAACGTTATCAGTTTCGTCAAGTCGCTATTCTAGAACTGTGCTACATAGTCACCTTCGGCTCCGAATTAGCAGCTGTTTCTATGTTGCCAGCTTTCTTTGAAAAAACCTTTGCGCTCGAACACGTAACCGCAGCAATGATTGCCGCCACCTATCCATTTTTGAACTTAGTTTCTCGTCCCAGCGGCGGTTTGATTTCCGATAAATTGGGAAGTCGCAAATGGACGATGACAATTCTGGCAGGTGGGGTAGGAGTTAGCTATCTGATGGCTCACTTTATCAAC
This Aerosakkonema funiforme FACHB-1375 DNA region includes the following protein-coding sequences:
- a CDS encoding NarK family nitrate/nitrite MFS transporter, with product MLLEMWSLKGRYKILHFTWFAFFLTFVCWFNFAPFATTIGKDLHLEEAQIKTLLICNLALTIPARIIIGMLLDKFGPRITYSFLLMFAVVPCLATAMSQNFTELVISRLLMGIVGAGFVVGIRMVSEWFPPKEIGLAEGIYGGWGNFGAFGAEFALPTIAISTAFLGGGATNWRLAIALTGIIAALYGWVYYNNVQDTPPGATYKKPKKAGALEVTSARSYYAMLVSNFGLIFALGLLAWRLAQPKIHFLNSDGLLIVWFLLGWLFVYQTIKAWHVNKDVVEGKKIYAPSERYQFRQVAILELCYIVTFGSELAAVSMLPAFFEKTFALEHVTAAMIAATYPFLNLVSRPSGGLISDKLGSRKWTMTILAGGVGVSYLMAHFINSSWSIPMAIGITMLSAYFAQAGCGSTYAIVPLIKKEVTGQISGNVGAYGNFGGVVFLTVFSLTDAPTLFTTMGVAALVCAFLCAFFLKEPKGSFAAHYEGEAEEAKVEKVTPTIPKTWLAYEQEQE